A genome region from Bdellovibrionota bacterium includes the following:
- the mgtE gene encoding magnesium transporter encodes MTLNSMNISIIKRLLGGKNSKSLHSILLKIEAADLTQLFNILNDHEERHLIDALIAVDKASDTLIELPDQQLKDVFSKTDQQKILNIILKSQEDDATHFLNLLEEEQRESILTKIPEQKRGRLRQLLNYPEESAGRMMTTQVFTLPIHLSAQEAIEKIRTRSQEDSIYYIYCVDENKHLMGVLSLRELVGAPAHTPLQNLIKKEVVTVSTQSTEKEVAQLVSHYDFIAVPVVDEHRSLKGIITVDDVVDIIQEQATADIYASAGLQEDDKIYSSVAFSLKNRVPWILLNLLTASIAGSVMSAFEETMNHLIILAALSTIVSGVSGNTGTQSLTVVTRGLAIGDFNFTTYMRAILKEVSVGALMGIIVGICSGLLVYFWKDNLIVAVIICITMILNSIMATLLGCVIPLALKRLKVDPASGSGVLLTFITDSFGFFTFLGIATLALKYFA; translated from the coding sequence ATGACTCTCAATTCAATGAATATCTCAATTATCAAAAGACTTCTGGGTGGCAAGAACAGCAAATCTTTACATAGTATATTGCTTAAAATTGAAGCTGCCGATCTCACTCAACTCTTCAATATTCTCAATGACCACGAAGAAAGACACCTCATTGATGCTTTGATCGCGGTAGATAAAGCCTCCGATACCCTTATTGAATTGCCTGATCAACAGCTGAAGGATGTTTTTAGCAAAACCGACCAACAAAAAATTCTAAATATTATTTTAAAATCACAAGAAGATGACGCGACTCACTTCCTCAATTTACTGGAGGAAGAACAGCGTGAAAGTATTCTGACAAAAATTCCAGAGCAAAAAAGGGGAAGGTTAAGACAACTTCTCAACTATCCGGAAGAATCTGCGGGACGTATGATGACAACGCAGGTGTTTACACTGCCGATTCATCTGTCTGCACAAGAAGCGATCGAAAAAATCAGAACAAGATCGCAAGAGGATTCCATTTATTATATTTATTGCGTGGATGAAAATAAACATCTCATGGGCGTACTCTCCCTTCGGGAACTTGTCGGTGCTCCGGCACACACGCCCCTTCAGAATTTAATCAAGAAAGAAGTCGTCACTGTTTCTACTCAAAGTACAGAAAAAGAAGTTGCACAACTTGTAAGCCACTATGATTTTATTGCAGTCCCTGTAGTCGATGAGCATCGATCTCTCAAGGGAATCATCACTGTCGATGACGTAGTTGATATTATTCAAGAGCAAGCTACAGCGGACATTTACGCAAGTGCGGGTCTCCAAGAAGATGACAAGATCTATAGCTCAGTGGCTTTCTCACTCAAAAATAGAGTTCCTTGGATATTACTCAATCTTTTAACTGCAAGTATCGCCGGTAGCGTGATGTCTGCTTTCGAAGAGACAATGAACCATTTGATTATTTTAGCAGCACTCAGCACCATTGTTTCAGGCGTAAGTGGAAATACGGGAACTCAATCTCTGACAGTAGTGACCCGAGGTCTAGCCATTGGAGATTTTAATTTCACAACCTACATGAGAGCTATTCTTAAAGAGGTTTCTGTTGGAGCGCTCATGGGCATCATTGTGGGGATTTGTTCAGGCCTCTTGGTTTATTTTTGGAAGGACAATTTGATCGTTGCCGTTATTATCTGCATCACGATGATTTTGAACTCCATCATGGCGACTCTACTTGGCTGTGTGATTCCACTCGCATTAAAAAGATTGAAAGTAGATCCAGCGTCCGGGAGCGGTGTATTATTAACTTTCATTACAGACTCTTTCGGATTTTTCACATTCCTTGGTATTGCTACTCTTGCACTTAAATATTTCGCATAA
- a CDS encoding NADP-dependent isocitrate dehydrogenase, which translates to MTKIKVTNPVVELDGDEMTRIIWKFIKEKLILPYLDIEIKYYDLGMENRDATGDKVTVDAAEAIKKYNVGIKCATITPDEARVKEFNLKQMWKSPNGTIRNILDGTVFREPIICKNVPRLVPNWTAPICIGRHAFGDQYRATDFVTKGKGKLTITFQPENGGETISHEVYNFKSDGIALAMYNTDESISGFARSCFNQALSKKWPLYLSTKNTILKKYDGRFKDIFEDIFQKEFKTKFEAADITYEHRLIDDMVASALKWNGNFVWACKNYDGDVQSDTVAQGFGSLGLMTSVLVTPDGKTMEAEAAHGTVTRHYRQHQQGKPTSTNPIASIFAWTRGLEHRGNLDKNEALVKFARTLEKVCVDTVEAGFMTKDLAVCIYGDKIPADKYLNTEPFLEKLDQNLKKALI; encoded by the coding sequence ATGACTAAAATCAAAGTTACGAATCCCGTTGTTGAACTCGACGGCGATGAAATGACTAGAATTATCTGGAAATTCATCAAAGAAAAATTAATCCTTCCATATCTTGATATTGAAATTAAATATTATGATCTCGGCATGGAAAATCGTGATGCTACTGGCGATAAAGTAACTGTAGACGCGGCAGAAGCCATCAAAAAATACAACGTGGGTATCAAATGCGCGACAATCACTCCGGATGAAGCACGCGTAAAAGAATTCAACTTAAAGCAAATGTGGAAATCACCAAACGGTACGATCAGAAACATTCTTGATGGTACAGTTTTCCGTGAACCCATCATCTGTAAGAATGTTCCTAGATTAGTTCCGAACTGGACTGCGCCAATTTGCATTGGTCGTCATGCTTTTGGTGATCAATACCGCGCAACAGATTTCGTAACTAAGGGCAAAGGTAAACTCACTATCACTTTTCAACCAGAAAATGGCGGCGAAACAATTTCTCATGAAGTTTACAACTTTAAAAGTGATGGTATCGCATTAGCCATGTATAACACGGACGAATCAATTTCAGGCTTTGCAAGATCTTGCTTTAACCAAGCCCTATCAAAAAAATGGCCTTTATATCTTTCAACTAAAAATACGATTTTAAAAAAATATGATGGTAGATTTAAAGATATCTTCGAAGACATTTTCCAAAAAGAATTCAAAACAAAATTCGAAGCGGCAGATATCACTTATGAACATCGCTTGATCGATGACATGGTGGCATCGGCATTGAAATGGAATGGAAACTTTGTTTGGGCTTGCAAGAACTACGATGGTGATGTGCAATCGGATACAGTAGCGCAAGGCTTTGGTTCTCTCGGATTAATGACTTCTGTGCTTGTGACTCCAGATGGAAAAACGATGGAAGCAGAAGCTGCTCACGGAACAGTGACTCGTCACTATCGACAACACCAACAAGGTAAACCTACTTCTACAAATCCCATCGCTTCGATTTTTGCATGGACGCGCGGATTAGAACATCGTGGAAATTTAGATAAGAACGAAGCTCTTGTAAAATTTGCGCGAACTCTTGAAAAAGTTTGTGTTGATACAGTTGAAGCTGGTTTCATGACAAAAGATTTAGCAGTTTGTATTTATGGAGACAAAATTCCCGCAGATAAATATCTCAACACAGAACCGTTCTTAGAAAAGCTAGATCAAAATCTGAAAAAAGCTCTTATTTAA
- a CDS encoding (2Fe-2S)-binding protein, translated as MAQKPKKEIVCFCNNIEKKVIEDAIVNGADTLNKIFDSTCAGIGACGGSCRVKLHQMLEGYQKDGKFPEKLIGKKK; from the coding sequence ATGGCACAAAAGCCTAAAAAAGAAATCGTCTGCTTTTGTAATAACATTGAAAAAAAAGTGATCGAAGATGCTATTGTTAATGGAGCCGATACACTCAATAAAATTTTTGATTCTACCTGTGCTGGCATCGGTGCCTGCGGCGGCTCTTGCCGGGTGAAGCTCCACCAAATGCTCGAAGGCTATCAAAAAGACGGTAAGTTTCCAGAAAAGCTTATTGGGAAGAAGAAATAA
- a CDS encoding serine protease, whose product MKKYLILTLLSFTVAAHADERVIYGDDDRVEVYQSSAYWQKKADSTVALFNSSDLTEGGNGTLKVGGDNYGQSYNLCADEPFREQKSAGFCSGSLVGHNLIMTAGHCVRSQTACGNTKFVFGFGYSYAGKDLSTVQALDVYSCKKIVARKELSSGGDYAVIELDRSVIGHDVLSVNRGAPVSAKDPLVVIGHPAGIPTKVSAGANVREVKSEHFVANLDTYGGNSGSAVFNEKTGEIEGILVRGAQDFVYSNGCRKSNVCSNDGCHGEDVTRVDQATPYIPAF is encoded by the coding sequence TTGAAAAAATATTTAATACTAACGTTATTGTCATTTACCGTTGCAGCTCATGCTGATGAAAGAGTTATTTACGGAGACGACGATAGAGTCGAGGTTTATCAATCGAGTGCTTATTGGCAGAAGAAAGCCGATTCAACAGTTGCTCTATTCAATAGTTCAGACCTTACAGAAGGTGGAAATGGAACTTTGAAAGTTGGTGGGGACAATTACGGTCAGTCGTACAATCTCTGTGCCGACGAACCATTTAGGGAACAAAAGAGTGCAGGATTCTGCTCGGGTTCATTAGTAGGACATAACCTTATCATGACGGCTGGTCATTGTGTGAGATCACAAACTGCTTGTGGTAATACGAAATTTGTATTTGGATTTGGTTATTCTTATGCAGGCAAGGACTTATCTACAGTGCAAGCTCTAGATGTTTATTCATGCAAAAAAATCGTTGCGAGAAAAGAATTATCAAGCGGCGGTGACTACGCGGTGATAGAGCTAGATAGATCCGTCATTGGTCACGATGTACTTTCTGTCAATAGAGGTGCGCCGGTATCAGCGAAAGATCCACTCGTTGTGATTGGCCACCCAGCAGGAATTCCAACTAAAGTTTCAGCAGGTGCAAACGTTCGTGAAGTTAAGAGCGAACACTTTGTTGCAAACCTAGATACCTACGGTGGCAATTCAGGCTCCGCGGTATTCAACGAAAAAACTGGTGAGATTGAAGGTATCCTTGTGCGTGGGGCGCAAGATTTTGTTTATTCAAATGGCTGCCGAAAATCAAATGTTTGTTCAAATGATGGTTGTCATGGCGAAGACGTAACAAGAGTCGACCAAGCAACACCATACATTCCAGCTTTTTAA
- a CDS encoding low molecular weight protein-tyrosine-phosphatase: MIKVLFVCTGNICRSPTAEGIFRKYVDDEGLSEKIYIESAGLLDYHEGDNADHRTQLHAKKRGFDLSQILSRPIVRDDFKNFDYLIAMDGSHLQAMIELCPESHKPGKVIKLMLDYSNQWKGKGVPDPYHTGEDGFELVLDMLEESCRELLIHIKANHKL, encoded by the coding sequence ATGATCAAAGTATTATTTGTTTGTACAGGAAACATCTGTAGATCGCCCACCGCTGAAGGAATTTTTCGAAAGTACGTTGATGACGAAGGACTCTCAGAAAAGATTTATATCGAGTCTGCGGGCTTATTGGACTATCACGAAGGTGACAACGCGGATCACAGAACACAATTGCACGCAAAGAAGCGTGGCTTCGATCTTTCACAAATATTATCTCGACCAATAGTAAGAGACGATTTTAAAAATTTCGATTATTTAATCGCAATGGACGGCAGCCACTTACAAGCCATGATCGAGCTCTGCCCAGAAAGCCACAAGCCAGGCAAAGTCATAAAGCTCATGCTCGACTACTCCAACCAATGGAAGGGCAAAGGTGTCCCTGACCCCTATCACACCGGCGAAGATGGCTTCGAGTTGGTACTCGACATGCTAGAAGAATCTTGCCGAGAACTCTTGATTCATATTAAAGCTAATCACAAACTCTAA
- the greA gene encoding transcription elongation factor GreA, whose amino-acid sequence MKDTNIPITLRGKQKLEEELKRLLHEERPAIIKAIEAARENGDLSENADYDAAKERQGWTEARILEIQSRIAGAEVIDTAKLKSNTVIFGATVELKDVEEDRDVKYQIVGPEEADIQQGRLSLMAPLARSLIGKKAGDVCEVKAPNSIKEYEIKKIYFL is encoded by the coding sequence ATGAAAGATACGAATATTCCAATTACCCTCAGAGGCAAACAAAAGCTTGAAGAAGAGCTCAAGCGCTTGCTTCATGAAGAGCGTCCAGCAATTATTAAAGCTATCGAGGCTGCTCGTGAAAACGGAGATCTTTCTGAGAATGCAGATTATGATGCTGCTAAAGAACGTCAAGGTTGGACAGAAGCTAGAATTTTAGAAATCCAAAGCCGAATTGCGGGCGCCGAAGTTATTGATACTGCAAAACTAAAATCAAACACTGTGATCTTCGGTGCAACTGTAGAACTTAAAGATGTTGAGGAAGATAGAGACGTAAAATATCAAATCGTTGGTCCAGAAGAGGCAGATATTCAGCAAGGTCGTTTATCCTTGATGGCGCCACTTGCAAGATCTTTGATTGGTAAAAAAGCGGGCGACGTTTGCGAAGTTAAGGCGCCAAATTCGATCAAGGAATATGAGATTAAGAAGATTTATTTTCTGTAG
- a CDS encoding SDR family NAD(P)-dependent oxidoreductase, translating into MATDQEFKPTILVTGCASGIGLALGKLLYKETQYRIVVTARAKSLEKLRAEFVETDRFIIRALNVTDDFQRKDLIQEINNKWGGVCVLINNAGISYRAVIEHMTEGDEIKQMATNYLGPMGLIRLVLPNMRIRGRGKIINVSSVSGMLSMPTMGSYSASKHALEGACESLWYEAKPYGIDICLIQPGFIHSKSFKNVYYTELSKPEAASESVYKEYYKNMTPFVERMMDLSPTTARKVATRILKTIKRSNPPLWIPATWDAWIFHYVRKIMPRRLLLPFLFLCLPNARHWAKSYTNKR; encoded by the coding sequence ATGGCTACAGACCAAGAATTTAAACCTACCATACTCGTCACGGGTTGTGCTTCCGGCATAGGTTTAGCTCTGGGAAAACTTCTTTACAAAGAAACTCAATATCGCATCGTTGTAACGGCAAGAGCAAAATCTTTAGAAAAACTCAGGGCAGAATTTGTAGAAACAGATCGATTTATCATTCGTGCACTCAATGTGACGGATGATTTTCAAAGAAAAGATCTTATTCAAGAAATCAACAACAAGTGGGGCGGAGTTTGCGTTCTCATAAACAACGCTGGGATTTCTTACCGTGCGGTAATTGAGCATATGACTGAAGGAGACGAGATTAAGCAAATGGCAACGAACTATTTGGGGCCCATGGGTTTGATTCGATTGGTTCTTCCAAATATGAGAATTCGAGGACGTGGAAAAATCATCAACGTATCATCGGTGAGTGGAATGTTGTCGATGCCTACGATGGGATCCTATAGTGCTTCAAAGCACGCGCTTGAGGGTGCGTGTGAATCTCTCTGGTATGAGGCAAAACCTTATGGAATTGATATCTGTTTGATTCAACCAGGATTTATACACTCAAAGTCTTTCAAGAATGTTTACTATACAGAACTTTCAAAACCTGAAGCGGCGTCTGAAAGTGTTTATAAAGAGTATTACAAGAACATGACTCCTTTTGTAGAAAGGATGATGGATCTCTCTCCAACCACAGCCAGGAAAGTGGCTACAAGAATATTAAAGACGATCAAAAGATCGAACCCGCCTTTATGGATTCCGGCCACTTGGGATGCATGGATATTCCATTATGTTAGAAAGATCATGCCGCGCAGATTGCTTCTACCATTCCTGTTCCTATGTTTACCAAATGCTCGCCATTGGGCAAAATCCTATACGAATAAGCGATAA
- a CDS encoding bifunctional oligoribonuclease/PAP phosphatase NrnA, giving the protein MSGNLQEIAKVIQSSQSILLSTHREPDGDGLGAQIGLYHALKKMGKTVRILNVDASATKYDFLLTKNLLQVFQGPHDKVEKTDIALILDTNDKRLLDTLFVKLEVNCKHIAFIDHHPILVNGPKPPDLSVIDVKAASTGEIAFNLIKLLGVELDTNIAEAIYTSLVFDTQLFRFIRNSPNTHLIAAELLQHNINPEKIHRSLFGDFTKNKLMFNAKALNSVEFHCNDQVAFLRFFEKDLEALGLNKDHTKDIIDTIMNIDTIEAALVVREITPNEFKLSFRSKGKVEVLRVAEEFGGGGHLYAAGSYAHGDLDDIKIKSITHLMQQLKNIVKKDPEHKGSGNGTKA; this is encoded by the coding sequence ATGTCTGGAAATTTACAAGAGATTGCCAAGGTTATTCAATCTTCTCAATCCATACTTTTGTCTACTCATAGAGAACCTGATGGTGACGGCCTTGGCGCGCAAATTGGCCTTTATCACGCTCTCAAAAAAATGGGAAAGACAGTTCGCATTTTGAATGTAGATGCTTCTGCTACAAAATACGATTTTTTGCTTACAAAAAATCTCCTCCAAGTTTTTCAAGGCCCTCACGATAAGGTTGAAAAGACAGATATCGCTTTGATCTTAGATACAAATGACAAAAGACTTTTGGATACTTTATTTGTAAAACTCGAAGTAAATTGCAAACACATTGCGTTTATTGATCATCACCCCATTTTGGTGAATGGGCCCAAACCTCCAGATCTTTCAGTGATTGATGTTAAGGCGGCAAGCACGGGCGAAATTGCATTCAATCTGATTAAACTTTTAGGTGTTGAGTTGGATACAAATATTGCAGAGGCAATTTATACTTCTCTTGTTTTTGATACTCAGCTTTTTAGATTCATTAGAAATTCTCCAAATACACATTTGATCGCTGCAGAACTTTTACAACACAATATCAATCCTGAAAAAATTCACAGATCTCTTTTTGGTGATTTCACTAAAAATAAATTGATGTTTAATGCAAAGGCCCTAAACAGTGTTGAGTTTCACTGCAACGACCAAGTGGCTTTCTTGAGATTCTTTGAAAAAGATCTCGAAGCCTTAGGACTCAATAAAGATCACACTAAAGATATTATCGATACAATCATGAACATTGATACGATTGAAGCGGCGCTTGTGGTGCGCGAAATTACTCCCAATGAATTCAAATTGAGCTTTAGAAGCAAAGGTAAAGTCGAAGTTCTGCGTGTGGCGGAAGAGTTTGGCGGTGGCGGTCACTTGTATGCTGCTGGCTCTTATGCACATGGAGATCTCGATGATATCAAAATCAAATCCATCACTCACCTCATGCAGCAACTAAAGAACATAGTCAAAAAAGATCCCGAGCACAAAGGTTCCGGTAATGGCACAAAAGCCTAA
- the pdxH gene encoding pyridoxamine 5'-phosphate oxidase → MSTTFPADYIPSPDPFIEFDLWMKKAIQAQEIEPTAMSLATVTRDQRPSNRIVLFKGISQGGLMFFTNYESNKAQELESYPSAAVVFHWKKLELQLRIEGKVQKVSRQESEKYFATRARESQIGAWTSQQSRILPSRKDLELKRKEIEAKFEGKDVICPPFWGGYRIIPDHFEFWMSEPGRLHNRFLYTFDKKGWTQNRLFP, encoded by the coding sequence ATGAGTACTACATTCCCAGCAGATTACATTCCAAGTCCTGATCCATTTATTGAATTTGATTTATGGATGAAGAAAGCCATACAAGCTCAGGAGATTGAGCCCACAGCCATGAGCTTGGCCACTGTGACGAGAGATCAGCGACCGAGTAATCGTATCGTACTTTTCAAGGGCATATCTCAGGGCGGGCTTATGTTCTTTACCAACTATGAGAGTAACAAAGCTCAAGAACTAGAAAGTTATCCTTCGGCGGCAGTTGTTTTCCATTGGAAAAAACTAGAATTGCAACTTCGTATAGAGGGAAAAGTTCAGAAAGTCTCACGCCAAGAATCCGAAAAATACTTTGCAACTCGCGCGCGCGAAAGCCAAATTGGCGCCTGGACTTCTCAGCAGAGTCGTATTCTGCCAAGCAGAAAAGATCTTGAATTAAAAAGAAAAGAAATCGAAGCAAAGTTTGAAGGAAAAGACGTGATATGCCCACCATTCTGGGGTGGATACAGAATCATTCCTGATCATTTTGAGTTTTGGATGAGTGAGCCAGGGAGGCTTCATAATAGATTTCTGTACACATTTGATAAAAAAGGCTGGACACAAAATCGACTGTTTCCTTAA
- a CDS encoding peptidoglycan DD-metalloendopeptidase family protein, protein MKTQKNMHRLFWFTMALSLLTLGVFFYPRGQLLSPEKIQAETIPVIPLEEAYPHVLERNTSLFTTLRELDIPAITIHQIVEAAKPVSNLSQLRPGIRFQVHFKNDQVKDAAPDAEIISGDQTDSEIITEHVPPKNESLELTSIHFRFSAIESLVVKNINDTWTAEKITEPVDIKIMTYAGTVTSSLWESAQRAKMDPNLIAELADIFAWEVDFSREVRVNDRWRLTVEQKLVKGEAIGWGAILAAEYVNGETPYRATLFRLNGEEMGYFSPEGASLRKMFLKSPIRYGRITSKFNMRRFHPILKTRRPHLGVDYGAPVGTPIRAVGDGTIVSAGWSGGGGKVIKLRHNSQYQTAYKHLNGFAKGVRSGARVKQGQVIGYVGNTGLSTGPHLHFEFYNAGRYVDPLKKKFPSADPVPTVHLEQFKAESSILLSALPKWDRREISTAEAIQKVEPENEVEKQ, encoded by the coding sequence ATGAAAACACAAAAAAATATGCATCGTTTGTTTTGGTTCACCATGGCTTTATCCCTTCTCACACTTGGGGTTTTCTTTTACCCGCGTGGACAACTACTTTCTCCCGAAAAAATTCAGGCAGAGACAATTCCCGTTATTCCATTGGAAGAAGCCTATCCTCATGTTTTAGAACGCAACACTTCGCTGTTTACTACGTTGAGAGAACTCGATATTCCTGCGATTACAATTCATCAAATTGTTGAGGCCGCAAAACCCGTATCCAATCTTTCTCAATTGAGACCAGGCATTCGCTTTCAAGTTCATTTTAAAAATGATCAAGTCAAAGATGCCGCACCAGATGCGGAGATTATTTCTGGTGACCAAACCGACTCAGAGATTATTACAGAGCACGTACCTCCAAAAAATGAATCTCTTGAACTTACCAGTATTCATTTTAGATTTTCTGCAATTGAATCTCTCGTCGTTAAAAATATTAATGATACATGGACCGCTGAAAAAATCACCGAACCTGTAGATATAAAAATTATGACTTACGCAGGAACTGTGACAAGTAGCCTTTGGGAATCGGCTCAAAGAGCTAAGATGGATCCAAACCTGATTGCTGAACTTGCAGATATTTTTGCATGGGAAGTGGATTTTTCTCGAGAAGTTAGAGTGAATGATCGCTGGAGACTGACGGTTGAACAAAAACTTGTTAAAGGTGAAGCCATCGGTTGGGGAGCAATCTTGGCGGCTGAGTATGTGAACGGCGAAACACCTTATCGAGCAACTCTGTTCCGCTTAAACGGCGAAGAGATGGGATATTTTTCTCCAGAAGGTGCTTCTTTGAGAAAAATGTTTTTAAAAAGCCCGATTCGTTATGGCAGAATAACTTCTAAGTTTAACATGCGTAGATTTCACCCTATTTTAAAAACTCGCAGACCACATCTTGGCGTGGATTATGGAGCACCAGTTGGCACTCCAATTCGTGCTGTGGGTGATGGCACCATCGTATCCGCAGGATGGTCCGGGGGCGGGGGCAAAGTCATTAAACTTCGTCACAACTCCCAATATCAAACGGCCTATAAACATTTAAATGGTTTTGCTAAGGGAGTTCGCTCTGGAGCAAGAGTAAAACAGGGTCAAGTCATTGGATATGTGGGTAACACGGGTCTATCGACAGGTCCTCACTTGCACTTTGAATTTTACAATGCCGGAAGATATGTTGATCCTCTAAAGAAGAAATTCCCATCCGCTGATCCTGTGCCTACAGTTCATCTCGAGCAATTCAAAGCGGAGTCATCTATTTTATTGAGCGCTCTACCTAAGTGGGACAGACGAGAAATTTCAACGGCTGAAGCTATACAAAAAGTTGAACCAGAAAACGAAGTTGAGAAGCAATAA
- the rpsD gene encoding 30S ribosomal protein S4: protein MKRITARFKLQRRLGVELPGLGKPGALARKPYPPGQHGNKRKKYSDYALRLEEKQKVRAHYIVTEKQLQRFIGQAKQGQSSNWTAKLVGMLERRLDNLVFRLGFAPSILAARQMCSHGHVVVNGKKARTASMVLNEGDTVTLSTKGLNSQNYLQVKDKPRLELADYLRKEGDSGTVINTPGLEHIPFPFDAGLFTEYYAAKSV from the coding sequence ATGAAAAGAATTACTGCACGTTTTAAACTGCAAAGACGTTTAGGTGTTGAGCTTCCAGGACTTGGAAAACCAGGTGCATTAGCAAGAAAACCATATCCACCAGGACAACATGGTAACAAAAGAAAAAAATATTCTGACTACGCTTTACGTTTAGAAGAAAAACAAAAAGTAAGAGCGCATTACATTGTTACTGAAAAACAACTTCAAAGATTCATTGGCCAAGCGAAACAAGGTCAAAGCTCTAACTGGACTGCAAAGCTAGTAGGCATGCTTGAAAGAAGATTAGATAATTTGGTTTTCAGATTGGGTTTTGCTCCAAGCATCCTAGCTGCGAGACAAATGTGTTCACACGGACACGTAGTGGTTAACGGCAAGAAAGCAAGAACGGCATCCATGGTTTTAAACGAAGGTGATACCGTAACTCTTTCTACAAAAGGTTTAAACTCACAGAACTATCTTCAAGTGAAAGACAAGCCAAGATTAGAGCTTGCTGATTACTTAAGAAAAGAAGGTGATTCAGGAACTGTGATCAATACTCCAGGCCTAGAACACATTCCGTTTCCATTCGATGCTGGTCTCTTTACCGAGTACTATGCTGCGAAGTCTGTATAA
- a CDS encoding YkvA family protein has product MDSEDLKNDKKLKDKLYEAGSKPGAEEKVKKHFFQYFKKNKHTIGFGQQIEKIYDLLTSGKLNNKDKAIIIGALLYFINPFDLLPDITPLLGFIDDMGVIGLVYRYLTNRSFDVTGEPTPEDDTKKDDKKDS; this is encoded by the coding sequence ATGGATTCTGAAGATTTAAAAAACGATAAAAAGCTTAAAGATAAACTCTATGAGGCGGGTTCGAAGCCCGGTGCTGAAGAGAAAGTTAAAAAGCATTTCTTCCAATACTTTAAAAAAAATAAGCACACCATAGGATTTGGTCAGCAAATCGAAAAGATCTACGACCTTCTGACTTCCGGGAAATTGAACAATAAAGACAAGGCCATCATCATTGGAGCCTTATTGTATTTCATCAACCCTTTTGACTTACTACCTGATATTACTCCGCTTTTAGGATTTATCGACGATATGGGTGTGATCGGCTTGGTTTATCGTTATTTAACTAACAGATCCTTTGACGTGACAGGTGAGCCAACGCCTGAAGATGACACGAAAAAAGACGATAAAAAAGACTCTTAA
- a CDS encoding LysR family transcriptional regulator: protein METLRLTQFKTIVEAGGLLKASEILGISGGGLSKSMAVLEKEVGYKLFLPKGRGLELTERGRRFYERVPETLKAIEALMETREPLKNTLKIVSFEVFTTYFLADVVSKYFHNHNVEIREAIPGQMESLIADGHSDVGITYIPIPRAGIEFLKVGKIRMGIFGLKGSWKETSVKKLPFITPIAPLEGMPSGMQGLDGWPEHLFERTIQYRVEMMETAIQLSQRGAAVCFLPEFIAQEVNKNSASHLHLEEIPQPTNIKRVFRDVFLIHRRGYEETKSMRELAKAVRQLV from the coding sequence ATGGAAACACTGAGACTGACCCAATTTAAAACCATCGTTGAAGCCGGCGGCCTTCTTAAGGCGAGCGAAATATTAGGTATTTCTGGTGGAGGCCTTTCTAAATCCATGGCCGTTCTTGAAAAGGAAGTTGGATATAAGTTATTTCTTCCAAAAGGGCGAGGTTTAGAACTGACTGAAAGAGGGCGACGCTTCTATGAAAGAGTACCTGAAACTTTAAAGGCCATTGAAGCTTTGATGGAAACCAGAGAACCTTTAAAAAACACGCTCAAGATTGTAAGCTTCGAAGTTTTTACGACTTATTTTTTAGCCGATGTCGTTTCAAAATATTTTCATAATCACAATGTTGAAATACGCGAGGCAATACCGGGCCAAATGGAATCTTTAATTGCTGATGGACACAGTGACGTTGGAATAACTTACATCCCCATTCCTAGAGCTGGTATTGAGTTTCTAAAAGTAGGAAAAATACGTATGGGAATATTTGGACTTAAAGGTTCTTGGAAAGAGACCTCTGTTAAAAAATTACCGTTCATTACGCCCATTGCTCCTCTGGAAGGAATGCCCTCAGGAATGCAAGGACTTGATGGGTGGCCGGAGCATCTTTTCGAAAGAACTATTCAATATCGAGTTGAAATGATGGAAACAGCTATTCAATTATCGCAGCGCGGGGCAGCTGTGTGCTTCTTGCCTGAGTTTATTGCACAAGAAGTAAATAAAAATTCAGCATCTCATTTGCATTTAGAGGAAATTCCCCAACCTACCAACATAAAGCGTGTTTTCAGAGATGTTTTCTTGATTCATCGCCGAGGCTATGAAGAAACAAAATCCATGCGAGAACTTGCAAAAGCAGTTAGACAATTGGTGTAG